One Pectobacterium colocasium DNA segment encodes these proteins:
- a CDS encoding LysR family transcriptional regulator: MRLRHIEIFQAIVQAGTISGAARLLNVSQPNVSRVLNHAEQQLGFSLFERRTQGMVATEEGLRLIPKVQELFSHLQSISSLTEQIKTSKAHSVRLGAAHAFGQMIVAPTLVEFHKQAASVNVELVTEHFSTLCQNILQNQLDFALIFGQQVPSELLAEPLFQSTMVALLPKDSPINRPVSLEWLCNNNLLMMQHQDPLGQVLHRALRDRALQPAASLYIKTYSVIADMVLAGGGAGIVDLFTACRYANQLKIVPIDQPLPFEVTLISRRDNPQSQATLQLKQMMKNRCREIAKQNEALLNAA, from the coding sequence ATGCGATTACGCCACATTGAGATCTTCCAGGCCATTGTTCAGGCAGGCACCATTAGCGGCGCCGCGCGCTTGCTCAACGTCTCTCAGCCCAACGTCAGTCGGGTATTGAATCACGCAGAACAACAACTGGGCTTCTCTCTGTTTGAACGCCGTACTCAGGGGATGGTCGCCACAGAAGAAGGGCTGCGCCTCATCCCGAAAGTGCAGGAACTATTCAGCCACCTGCAAAGCATCAGTTCCCTCACCGAACAAATCAAAACCAGCAAAGCCCACTCCGTACGGCTGGGGGCAGCGCACGCGTTCGGACAGATGATCGTGGCACCGACGCTGGTGGAGTTTCATAAGCAGGCGGCCTCGGTTAACGTCGAACTCGTCACCGAACACTTCAGCACGCTGTGCCAGAACATCCTGCAAAACCAGCTCGATTTCGCGCTGATCTTTGGTCAGCAGGTGCCGTCCGAACTGCTGGCAGAACCGCTATTCCAGTCCACGATGGTGGCCCTTCTGCCGAAAGACAGCCCGATAAACCGCCCCGTCTCGCTGGAATGGCTGTGCAACAACAACCTGCTAATGATGCAGCATCAGGATCCGCTCGGTCAGGTGCTGCACCGTGCGCTGCGCGACAGAGCGCTACAGCCAGCGGCCTCGCTCTACATCAAAACCTACTCGGTGATTGCCGATATGGTTCTGGCGGGCGGCGGTGCGGGCATCGTCGATCTCTTTACCGCCTGTCGCTATGCCAATCAGCTAAAGATTGTCCCTATCGACCAGCCGCTGCCTTTTGAAGTCACGCTGATCAGCCGACGTGATAACCCACAATCACAGGCAACATTGCAACTGAAACAGATGATGAAAAACCGCTGTCGGGAGATAGCCAAACAGAACGAAGCCTTGCTTAACGCCGCCTGA